One window of Cellulomonas shaoxiangyii genomic DNA carries:
- a CDS encoding ABC transporter ATP-binding protein, which produces MSTTAPRPPAAGSPRPDATHDEDGDLALHPRDVRRRSLALLGSLLRPVSRRVWGTALVVVGAQLALVAGPALVALGIDRGLPALRDGDAAPLLTTAAAYAVAALVAGVLTAATVRFAARVSQAVLLDLRRRVFRHTQRLSLEFHERYTSGRVISRQTSDVEALRELLDGGVTTLAASGLAMVFTAASLVLLDWRSGGVLLVAVVPGVLLTRWFQVRSQAQYRRSRTAVARVIVRFVETMTGIRAVQAFRRETQVAEVYDDLTEEYREANAEAIRVNGVFDTGLVLIGNVTVAGVLLVGGLRVLDGDMAVGVLVAAVLYARRFFAPLAQIGMFYNSFQSATAALEKLSALLAEEPTVPDPERPVRLPAATGDVRFDGVEFGYGTGPTVLPHLDLHLPAGQTVALVGETGAGKSTVAKLLARFYDPREGAVRLDGVDLRDLDPVDLRRAVVMVTQEAYLFSGSVGANIALGRPDATPAEIEAAARAVGVHDLIAALPEGYDTGVDTRGVRLSAGQRQLVSFARAFLADPAVLVLDEATSSLDIPGEQLVQEGLRTLLTGRTAVVIAHRLSTVMHADRVLVVDDGRVVEDGSPEQLVAHGGRFASLHAQWQESLRST; this is translated from the coding sequence ATGAGCACGACCGCCCCCCGCCCGCCGGCCGCGGGGTCGCCGCGCCCGGACGCCACCCACGACGAGGACGGCGACCTCGCGCTGCACCCGCGCGACGTGCGGCGCCGCTCGCTGGCCCTGCTCGGGTCGCTGCTGCGCCCGGTCTCCCGCCGCGTGTGGGGGACGGCGCTCGTGGTCGTCGGGGCGCAGCTCGCGCTCGTCGCCGGCCCGGCGCTGGTCGCCCTCGGCATCGACCGCGGCCTGCCCGCCCTGCGCGACGGCGACGCCGCCCCGCTGCTGACCACGGCCGCCGCGTACGCCGTCGCGGCGCTCGTCGCGGGCGTGCTGACCGCCGCGACCGTGCGGTTCGCCGCGCGCGTCAGCCAGGCCGTGCTGCTGGACCTGCGCCGGCGCGTGTTCCGGCACACCCAGCGCCTCAGCCTCGAGTTCCACGAGCGCTACACGTCCGGCCGCGTCATCTCGCGGCAGACCTCCGACGTCGAGGCCCTGCGCGAGCTGCTCGACGGCGGCGTCACCACGCTCGCCGCGAGCGGCCTCGCCATGGTGTTCACGGCGGCCAGCCTCGTGCTGCTCGACTGGCGCAGCGGCGGGGTCCTCCTCGTCGCGGTCGTGCCGGGCGTGCTGCTCACGCGCTGGTTCCAGGTCCGCTCGCAGGCGCAGTACCGGCGCAGCCGGACCGCGGTCGCGCGGGTGATCGTGCGGTTCGTCGAGACGATGACCGGCATCCGCGCGGTCCAGGCGTTCCGGCGCGAGACGCAGGTCGCCGAGGTCTACGACGACCTCACCGAGGAGTACCGCGAGGCCAACGCGGAGGCGATCCGGGTCAACGGCGTCTTCGACACCGGACTCGTGCTCATCGGCAACGTCACGGTCGCCGGGGTGCTGCTCGTCGGCGGCCTGCGCGTGCTCGACGGCGACATGGCCGTCGGGGTGCTCGTCGCGGCGGTGCTCTACGCCCGGCGGTTCTTCGCCCCCCTCGCCCAGATCGGCATGTTCTACAACAGCTTCCAGTCCGCGACGGCGGCGCTCGAGAAGCTGTCGGCGCTGCTCGCCGAGGAGCCCACCGTGCCGGACCCCGAGCGGCCGGTGCGCCTCCCGGCCGCGACGGGCGACGTGCGCTTCGACGGCGTGGAGTTCGGCTACGGCACCGGCCCCACGGTGCTGCCGCACCTCGACCTGCACCTGCCGGCCGGGCAGACCGTCGCGCTGGTCGGCGAGACCGGTGCGGGCAAGTCGACCGTCGCCAAGCTGCTGGCCCGGTTCTACGACCCCCGCGAGGGCGCGGTGCGCCTCGACGGCGTGGACCTGCGCGACCTCGACCCGGTGGACCTGCGCCGGGCCGTCGTCATGGTGACGCAGGAGGCGTACCTGTTCTCCGGGTCGGTGGGCGCGAACATCGCGCTGGGCCGTCCGGACGCGACGCCCGCCGAGATCGAGGCCGCCGCGCGCGCGGTCGGCGTGCACGACCTGATCGCGGCCCTGCCCGAGGGCTACGACACCGGCGTCGACACCCGCGGCGTGCGGCTGTCCGCGGGGCAGCGGCAGCTCGTGTCGTTCGCGCGCGCGTTCCTCGCCGACCCGGCCGTCCTCGTCCTCGACGAGGCGACGAGCTCGCTGGACATCCCCGGGGAGCAGCTCGTCCAGGAGGGCCTGCGCACGCTCCTCACCGGGCGCACGGCCGTCGTCATCGCGCACCGTCTCTCGACCGTCATGCACGCCGACCGCGTGCTCGTGGTCGATGACGGCCGGGTCGTCGA
- a CDS encoding ABC transporter ATP-binding protein: MPTPSTPAPTSGSVSTTRALARLIRWARPAVPRVVAGGLATLAASLLALAVPQVLRGVVNGPLLTDGNRSAVVNAALLVLALGVLEAFLVWCRRALIATPGTGVERNMRTDLFRHLLDLPVAFHDRWSGGQLLQRSMGDLHTVRRWMVFGLVQLVVSATTVLVGAGLMIATSPLLGLVYLAGALPVVWLGFAFRQDYKVVARRARDQAGDLATSVEESVHGIRVLKAFGRGEDALDDFARLADGLRETELDKARAQSRMSFALAWIPETTLAIALGLGVWLAASDRVSVGALVAFFATAAVMNRPVESLGQLLAMTLDARAGTDRFFEVMDTAPAVRDPQHPVALPPAPAGGSRVELAGVRFAHGAQEAEVLRGVDLVLEPGETMALVGLTGSGKTTLLQLVPRLYDVTGGAVRLDGVDVRDLTRRDLRSAVSVAFEDPILFSASVRDNVLMGVPEEELARMSAAETDALVDEALDVARAAFVRRLPAGLDTVIGEEGLSLSGGQRQRVALARAIAGRPRVLVLDDPLSALDVATEAEVTAGLRRMLTGTTTLVVAHRTSTVALADRVAVLEDGRVTGVGRHGDLLATHPHYRYVLTAEGGPDSRPGSVPDDADEPLRRGEPTEVAR; the protein is encoded by the coding sequence GTGCCCACCCCCTCCACACCCGCTCCGACCAGCGGGTCCGTCTCGACCACCCGGGCGCTCGCGCGCCTGATCCGCTGGGCGCGACCCGCCGTGCCGCGCGTCGTCGCGGGCGGCCTCGCGACCCTCGCCGCGAGCCTGCTCGCCCTCGCGGTGCCGCAGGTGCTGCGCGGGGTCGTCAACGGGCCGCTCCTCACGGACGGCAACCGGTCGGCGGTCGTGAACGCCGCGCTGCTCGTGCTCGCGCTCGGCGTGCTCGAGGCGTTCCTCGTCTGGTGCCGCCGCGCGCTCATCGCCACGCCGGGCACGGGCGTCGAGCGGAACATGCGCACCGACCTGTTCCGCCACCTGCTGGACCTGCCGGTCGCGTTCCACGACCGCTGGTCCGGCGGGCAGCTGCTGCAGCGGTCGATGGGCGACCTGCACACCGTGCGGCGGTGGATGGTCTTCGGGCTCGTCCAGCTCGTCGTCTCCGCGACCACCGTGCTCGTCGGTGCGGGCCTGATGATCGCCACGAGCCCGCTGCTGGGGCTGGTCTACCTGGCGGGCGCCCTGCCGGTGGTGTGGCTCGGCTTCGCGTTCCGGCAGGACTACAAGGTCGTGGCGCGGCGGGCCCGCGACCAGGCGGGCGACCTCGCCACGTCGGTCGAGGAGTCCGTGCACGGCATCCGCGTGCTCAAGGCGTTCGGCCGCGGCGAGGACGCGCTCGACGACTTCGCGCGCCTCGCCGACGGCCTGCGCGAGACGGAGCTCGACAAGGCGCGCGCGCAGTCGCGCATGTCGTTCGCCCTGGCGTGGATCCCCGAGACCACGCTGGCGATCGCGCTCGGCCTGGGCGTGTGGCTCGCGGCGTCCGACCGCGTGAGCGTCGGCGCGCTCGTGGCGTTCTTCGCCACGGCGGCCGTGATGAACCGCCCGGTGGAGAGCCTCGGCCAGCTGCTCGCGATGACGCTCGACGCCCGCGCCGGCACCGACCGGTTCTTCGAGGTCATGGACACGGCACCGGCGGTGCGCGACCCGCAGCACCCGGTGGCGCTGCCGCCCGCACCGGCGGGCGGCTCCCGCGTGGAGCTCGCCGGCGTCCGGTTCGCGCACGGCGCCCAGGAGGCCGAGGTGCTCCGCGGCGTCGACCTCGTGCTCGAGCCGGGGGAGACGATGGCGCTCGTCGGCCTCACCGGCAGCGGCAAGACGACCCTGCTGCAGCTCGTCCCGCGGCTCTACGACGTCACGGGCGGTGCAGTCCGGCTCGACGGCGTGGACGTGCGGGACCTGACGCGCCGCGACCTGCGCAGCGCCGTGTCCGTCGCGTTCGAGGACCCGATCCTGTTCTCCGCGTCCGTGCGCGACAACGTGCTGATGGGCGTGCCGGAGGAGGAGCTCGCGCGGATGTCCGCCGCCGAGACGGACGCGCTCGTGGACGAGGCCCTCGACGTGGCCCGGGCCGCCTTCGTGCGCCGCCTCCCGGCCGGGCTCGACACCGTCATCGGCGAGGAGGGGCTGTCGCTGTCCGGCGGCCAGCGTCAGCGCGTCGCGCTGGCGCGGGCGATCGCCGGCCGGCCCCGGGTCCTCGTGCTGGACGACCCCCTCTCGGCGCTCGACGTCGCGACCGAGGCCGAGGTCACCGCCGGGCTGCGGCGCATGCTCACCGGCACGACCACGCTCGTCGTCGCGCACCGCACGTCGACCGTCGCGCTCGCCGACCGCGTCGCCGTGCTCGAGGACGGCCGGGTCACGGGCGTCGGGCGGCACGGGGACCTGCTCGCGACGCACCCGCACTACCGCTACGTGCTCACGGCCGAGGGCGGCCCGGACAGCCGGCCGGGGAGTGTTCCCGACGACGCGGACGAGCCGCTCCGGCGCGGCGAGCCCACGGAGGTGGCGCGATGA
- a CDS encoding SDR family oxidoreductase: protein MTTPVDRPRRALVTGASSGIGAATVRRLRADGWDVVATARRADRLDALAAETGATTFVADVTQDADVAALVAHVRDTGGVDAVVNNAGGAFGLDPVASADVAQWRAMYELNVLGTLRVTQGVLPLLRERGAGDVVVVTSTAAHGAYPGGAGYTAAKHGERMLSETLRWEIVGEPIRVIEIAPGAVATEEFSLVRFDGDADRAAQVYAGYEPLVADDVADAIAWALTRPAHVNVDLLVVRPRAQANNTTIARTQG from the coding sequence ATGACGACGCCCGTCGACCGTCCCCGCCGCGCCCTGGTCACGGGCGCCTCGTCCGGCATCGGCGCCGCCACCGTGCGCCGCCTGCGCGCGGACGGCTGGGACGTGGTCGCCACCGCCCGTCGCGCCGACCGGCTGGACGCGCTCGCCGCGGAGACCGGCGCCACGACGTTCGTCGCGGACGTGACGCAGGACGCGGACGTCGCCGCACTGGTCGCGCACGTGCGCGACACCGGCGGCGTGGACGCCGTGGTGAACAACGCGGGCGGGGCGTTCGGGCTCGACCCGGTCGCGTCGGCCGACGTCGCCCAGTGGCGCGCCATGTACGAGCTGAACGTGCTCGGCACCCTGCGCGTGACGCAGGGCGTGCTGCCCCTGCTGCGCGAGCGCGGCGCCGGCGACGTCGTCGTCGTGACGTCCACCGCGGCGCACGGCGCCTACCCCGGCGGCGCGGGGTACACCGCGGCCAAGCACGGCGAGCGGATGCTCAGCGAGACGTTGCGCTGGGAGATCGTCGGCGAGCCGATCCGCGTCATCGAGATCGCGCCGGGCGCCGTCGCGACCGAGGAGTTCTCGCTCGTGCGCTTCGACGGCGACGCCGATCGCGCGGCCCAGGTGTACGCGGGCTACGAGCCGCTCGTCGCGGACGACGTCGCCGACGCGATCGCCTGGGCGCTCACGCGGCCGGCGCACGTGAACGTGGACCTGCTGGTGGTGCGTCCGCGCGCGCAGGCCAACAACACGACGATCGCCCGCACGCAGGGCTGA
- a CDS encoding putative F420-0 ABC transporter substrate-binding protein — MPPRARTLLVTALLPVAALTACADGSATSPATPSGGSSSAAASPTAGYPVTVDNCGTEVTLERAPERIVTIKSSTTEMVAALGLADRLVGTAFSDGPPPEAWADALADVPVLSDKVPGQEALLEVEPDFVYAGWESNFAPDAAGDRATLAQLGIGTYVSPAACKEEGFQPDPLTFEAVFKEIRQTGALLGAPDAAEDVVAEQQATLDAVEPLDGPTAVWWSSGTDTPYVGAGIGAPQMMLEAAGMTNVFADVHDTWSSVGWEQVVAADPDVLVLVDSAWNTADAKKAALAANPATAQLTAVREGRYAVVPFAASEAGVRNADTVADLVDQVRALGVGA; from the coding sequence ATGCCCCCGCGCGCCCGCACCCTGCTCGTCACCGCCCTGCTGCCCGTCGCCGCCCTCACCGCGTGCGCCGACGGGAGCGCCACCTCCCCCGCCACGCCGTCGGGCGGCTCGTCGTCCGCCGCGGCCTCGCCGACGGCCGGCTACCCCGTGACCGTGGACAACTGCGGCACCGAGGTCACGCTCGAGCGGGCGCCCGAGCGCATCGTCACGATCAAGTCCTCGACCACGGAGATGGTCGCCGCCCTGGGCCTGGCCGACCGGCTCGTCGGCACGGCCTTCAGCGACGGCCCCCCGCCCGAGGCGTGGGCGGACGCCCTCGCCGACGTGCCCGTCCTGTCGGACAAGGTGCCCGGCCAGGAGGCGCTGCTCGAGGTCGAGCCGGACTTCGTCTACGCCGGCTGGGAGTCGAACTTCGCGCCCGACGCGGCGGGCGACCGGGCGACGCTGGCGCAGCTCGGCATCGGCACCTACGTGTCGCCGGCCGCGTGCAAGGAGGAGGGCTTCCAGCCCGACCCGCTGACGTTCGAGGCGGTCTTCAAGGAGATCCGCCAGACCGGTGCCCTGCTCGGCGCGCCCGACGCGGCCGAGGACGTGGTCGCCGAGCAGCAGGCGACGCTCGACGCGGTGGAACCGCTCGACGGCCCCACGGCCGTGTGGTGGTCGTCCGGCACGGACACCCCGTATGTCGGCGCGGGCATCGGCGCACCGCAGATGATGCTCGAGGCCGCGGGCATGACCAACGTCTTCGCCGACGTGCACGACACGTGGTCCTCGGTCGGCTGGGAGCAGGTCGTCGCGGCGGACCCTGACGTGCTGGTCCTCGTCGACTCGGCGTGGAACACCGCGGACGCCAAGAAGGCGGCGCTCGCGGCCAACCCCGCGACCGCGCAGCTCACCGCGGTGCGCGAGGGCCGCTACGCCGTCGTCCCGTTCGCCGCCTCCGAGGCGGGCGTGCGCAACGCCGACACGGTGGCGGACCTCGTCGACCAGGTGCGGGCGCTGGGCGTCGGCGCGTGA